TTTTCTGTGGAATCAGTTTCTGTGTCTGGTTCTGGCTCATTTGTTTTATCTGTTTCAGCTTCATCAAGTTTAGTATCTGAACCTTCATCTGCTTTCTCCTCAATTTCTACTTCTTTACTTTGGTTAGTCTCATCTGCTAACTCCAAGCCTGTTGACTGACTGACATCTGCTGCCTCCTGATGATCCTCATCCATACTGTCTTTCTGTCCCTCCTCTTCCTTTACTTCCTCCTCAACCTCGGCTTCCTGCTCCTCCCATTTACTGATCTGGGGCTCCTCTACTACAACTCTACCTTCTTCCTCAATCTTCTCCTCAACTTTAGAATCTTCACCATCTTCCATAAGGCTAGTCTCTTGCACCATCTCTACATCCCTAACAACATCCTTCTCTTCCTCAAAGGTGTCCTCCATCTCTATGTCATTAGACAGATTACCTGGCTCCTCAACTCTCTCATGCCGAGCCACCTTACCATCTTCTCGATCCTCCTTCTGTTCTTCATTTTCATCGGCTTGCTTCTTTTCTTCATCTTTTTCTTTCATGGAATGGCGCCTAGGCCTAGCTTCCATTTTGTTTAAATGTTCAGCAAATTCAGCTCGTCTTTTTTCAAATATACCtgagagaaagaaaaacaaaaatcatgGCAAATAAGCTTACCATCCTTTGTGAACATTTATAGGATTAGCCACTTTCCACCCATAGTATGTTATAGCCTTTGAGTATCTTGAGTAACCAGCGATGCCCTGTAATGTTAAAGCAATCCCAGCAGCCAACTATCTGCTGGACTTCTTTTACAAGCAGCGGGAGAGATGACTAGCATTATGGAAGATAACTAGTTCTGGGACAGAGAGCctattgacatcctcccagaaccccACCACCCCAGAGCATGCATTGGGTGTGCTATAATCACTGTGCAACCctttatcatgtgatcagctgtgtccaaatcACATGAATATTTATACTgacaatcagtgcacatcagtgaagaaaatttacttttttttttttttacaaaacagttTTCCCCAAAATGTCGTGTTTaaagctatatacaaaaaaaaaattccccccttACATACTTGCACCTCTGTGTATACTCCATGTGTAAACATGTGTTGTGTATCTGTAGAGATACACATCAGGGCTAAATAAAAGAAGGTGATTTGTCATGGAAAATAAAGCTTTGTtgggaaataaataataataaaaaaaaaagtaactggttcctagattattaaaaaaaattatatatatgacaAGACTTAATTTTCCACTCTTTACAAAATGTGAATCGATAGTGACAACATGGACGTAGGCAACAAGAATCAGGTAACTTACCATTCATCTTTTTCTGCGACTCCTCATGCAATTTTTGTGTTGGTGGGCACATCCTGCTAGGTATGTAAAATAGGTGGGGTTTTGTTTTCGTTCTTATATATTTGATAATTTTGACATTGTGTTCATTCCACTcttcttgctaaaaaaaaataaaaaaataaaaaagttcaaaAGTTAGAACGAGAAAGACATTTAGCAACCAATGCTACTGCAAATCCCCATGCACTACTCACATTTGTGTGCATTTACTGCTGGCACCTTTTTGCATTTCaagtttattatatattttatattacacGCACACTCTGTTCTGTTTCTTACTCGTATTTGAAAATTTGTCCATTGCATAATTTGTATGCACCGATGGCCTTTTCAGTGCACAGCATTATGAAAAACCAGGAAAATATTTGTCAAAGAAAAACCTTTAGCTGCATTTACTTACCAAGTGTGCCAACTCAACTTTCTGCTCCAATAGTCGCAGCTCAGTTTGCTTGGCCCGTCTTTCCTCAAAAAGCCCTCGACGTTCATTTTCCACCTTTTTCTTTTCCGCTTCTGCCTGCACTTCGAGCTTTTGTTCAATTTCTTGACGTCGCTTTTGCTATGgtaagataaacaaaaaaaagacttggAGTCAGAAGCTAGTTTTTGTAATGGTGTATATGATATGGCATACACAAACAAGTAGCCACAATAGGATTATAAAATGGAAAGAACAATCCACAACAACCAGTCACAGATTGATCTCTACCTAGCTGACAGATATGTTGACTCTCCATCTGTGCATCaagataaacacaatacataaagTTAAAAACAAGTATTATAGCAGTATTATTGGCCAGTACCCAATGGCGCAGACTGTTCGTTGGGAATATCTCTACAAGCGTTTTGACCGATGTGGAAGAATGCAGCACTACAGCTGGATTGCACATTCTGCCATTTGTCTGAAGTCTGTGCACACTAGCCCTTAACCTCAATAAACCAGTTTGCATGGTGTTGTGTACTTTAAAATGCACACAACAATGGCCATATGGGAGAATAGGacatggccattttttttaaagcaaaaaggaTACGGACACAGAAACTATTGTGAGGTTAATGCATTGAGCAAATTATTGAAAGCCCTGCATAAGGTGGCCGTAGACACCCCATTATTCAAAATGCTCATCTGTGTAGTCAGGTCCACACTGTGCCTTTAGCCTCTGGATCCAACTGACCCAGTTGTATCCACTTATGCACACTTCCTCTGTTAAAGAAGcatcgccaaaaaaataaatacaaaaaaaaaaaaaaaaaaaaaaaggtaagctaACGGGAGCAGCATTGTGGGATAGCTGGCCTGACAATACTGAACAGAGTGTGTGTGTTACACAAAATTACACACATTTCTCCTCCCAATTTGCCAGAGAGAACATGCGGCTCTGCTGTGAATTAGGGCACTGTGCTTTGGTAGCTTCTGAAAATTTCCTGCATGCAGCATTGTCCTTATATAtccaagcccccattcacacttgtgcaacttgtcatgtgattttggACCCCAAAGTAACACGACCGGTCACACCCCATATTTCCCAATGAGTATTGCTCAAATCTGCACAACTTAAGGTCACAGCTACTAACCGACTGCCGCCAtcatactgcagcaggttggcacggctgtgCGAAtctgcgtgggggggggggggggggagtcggtCGCTTTAAGAGCTCTATGGGGCGTCCACATGGTGCAACGCCGGAGCAGACACGCGTGGCCATGATGTCTGCCGGCGACCAGCGATCGCTCCAGAGAGACGGAACGGGATCCGTTAATGTAAATGGACAGATTCgcattctgtcagggaagtagagatcTGCTATTCCTAGTATTGAGGAAAAGCGATCTCCCTCTACTCCCTCTTAGtacactgcccccacagttaggaacacctccctagggaacacatataaccctttaattgccccctagtgttaaccccttccctgtcagtaacatttatacagtaatcagtggctatttttttttttagagacgaTCGctgggaagaaaaaataaaacggaTATTCAccattacaggaaaaaaaaaaaaaagtcgtaaatctatctcctattttgtaggcgctataacttttgcgcaaaccaatatatgcttgtgattcccccccacccccccaaaaaaacaacatgtagaatacatattggcctaaactgaagaaatttgttctttggggatattatagtaaaaaatattggctttCAAAACGGtcgctttttgtttatagcacaaaaaataaccacagcggtgatcaaataccaccaaaagaaagctccatttgtaagggggggggggggggacataagtttgggtacagcgtcgctcacgcaattgtcggttaaagcgatgcagtgccgtatttgcaagaaatggcctggtcattaaggggaaaatccttccgggccttaagtggttaaagtaggtcATGCACTTCTTTGGTACGACTTGAGGGCCGTAGACTTACATGTAAACCCTCAAGAGTTGCACCTGCATGATATACTTGCGACTTGGTAGAGTACACTCACATTGGTGAAAGCTAAAGTCATACTGTAAAGTTGCAATGGAAATCGCACAATTTtgaagttgcacaagtgtgaatggactcCTCCAGTTCTCTTTCTTGGAAATGCTTTAGTGTAGACGCCACCAATACCCCACCACCTTCTATACAGGAGAGAGAAAGTAGAAACTGTTAGCATGCATTGCTGTGAAATGTTTGAAGGTGAAGAGGAGCACttccattcacaaaaaaataagcCCACAACAGCACAAGTCAGGTACTAATCACTTGCCAGAGAGACTTGTGCAGTAGCTCAAGTGTGCTGCTGTtgactttttttccccatttgtgAATGAAAGCTCTCCTCTCCAGGCACAATCATTCACAACACCACAAGCTAACACTTCCAGGCTGGGTCTAGGATCTAGTAGGCAGGGAACACCATTATAGAATTTTCTTGTTTTCCCAGGCACTTGTGATTTGTCCCCTGAAATAGATAATATTTAATAACAAATAATAGTTTAGTTTTAAACACCTACTCTTTCTGTAGCAACATTTGATTCTTGCTTAAACTTTTGAAGGGTACCCATCAACAGGCCAAATATTCGCCGATTTCtacaaaaggaggaaaaaaagaaaaaaagaaaaaaaaaaaaaaaaaaaaaaaagtattacagcagtcatttaaggttttattaaaagaaagccatCAATGAGAACATCTTTAAATTGTCAACAAATTTCAGCTGTCTTCCTATTTATGAACACTGCATGCTTCTTCGTCTGGTGGCTATTCCCTAGTGGCAAGCCCAGCCCTTCAACTAAaggtttttcttttgctttctaaCTATATTCATACCCGATGTTGAAGTGCTCCAGCAGTGCAATATTTATGAGAATCACCTTTACCGTGAGCAGCTGAccactgcctagacgtgggttctGATGTCTACCAAGCACTCGCAGGCAACATGGTAGAATCCCTTATGAAGATGCAAGGTTTCAATCccttcatttttgttttattattatgtagGATAGAAAAGGATCTTCCTGAACCAagcttggaaaaaaataaaaaatactgcttAAAATTGCTCAATTGGCTCCACCATTATTCACCCGAATTGTGGGTTCAATTGGAAAGCCATATGAACCCTGCCGACCTCTGCACCTTTCCCTGGAACCAACTGTACGCCAAACAGGCTCCATGCTCCCCCTGGTTTAACCCGACAGACTCTCCACATATGGAATCACCCCCTACCTTCTCTTAATTTATCGACGTATTATGGCCCCATGACTTTTTGTACCCAGCCCTTTGATCTACAGGTTTGGACTCTGGTGTAAGCAGGGCCACATATGGCTTCTTCATGTTCTACAGTCAGATCCATCATTGACTATGGCTACCTTGTCTCACTGTTCCCCTACATAAGCCTACATAGCGGCTACAGGCCTTTACTTCTATCGATTCCCTCGCGGCCAGATATACTCTTATCTTGTCCGCTGCTAATCCAGACCTTTCATCGTATACGTGGACCTGGGAGAAGAAACTTCAGTAGACAGTGGCTATGGGGGGCACAACCAGAAGAGGTGGAGCCAGAAGCACCGGCGAGGGACCCGAAAAAAGAGGTCTGGAGCCAGGAAGGTAAgactttacactttaaaaatactTTCTGCTAACCTCTGCTTTCCCTTTTCATCAATAGTTTGGTCCTGGATAAGATCTCGACGTGTACGTTCTTTGGAGGTAGCAACAACGGAGGATTGCAACGCCGGCTGAAACATAAAATAATGGTTACTACCTACAGTCACATACAACAGAAGGTTGGAAATTCTCAGTTCACAATGGTATTACATACTTTTTTATCGTCCTCATCCTCAGCGTCGCTTTCCTGGCGTGACTCTCTCCTTTGCCGACGATCCCCGCCCAGCCTGCAATCATTTGCCAAATTCATGGTTacatataataaaatttgaatgaAGTAGGTCTAATCTACACTAGTAATATAGTGACTGGTCAGTACAGCCAGTCCAAGCCTAAATCAGCAGTGTTGGGATTACATTTTAACTTTCTCCTACTGTTGCCGTTTCTCGTGGAGTGCCGACACTGGTTCAATTCCTGTACTTGGCAATGTAAAGTTAAGACATGAGCCATTCATCCAAAAGCCTGGGATTCATCCAAAAGTCTCCAGGACATTTGAAGCAAACATACAGATTTTCTACACGGTTTCATTCCTTGTTTAAATGTGTACACAGATCATTTTAATTTGGTCTTTAAAAGCAATTTGCAGTGACCCAATTTTCAACAAATTGATTTCAATTCTTTGTAAAATTAGGCAATTACCAGCAAGTGGTCATATTGCTGACCAGGAAAATCATCAGTGCAGTTTATCCATCAGCATTTCTAGTTCTGAGCATCCACACCAACTTTCCTGGCTTGGGCCATATCTGTGCCGGGTGTGTATAAGTTGCAGCATTCCCACACCTGCATGCAGCCACACAAAACGTGATGCTTTAAAGAAAATGCACATGGGTGCATTTAACTTAATGGCAATCCCACGCTGCCATGCCCACGCAGTACTCAGAGCCACAGaattgtgaactgagccttaaaaggagaaaggagaagaaTTAAGATCATCACCTTCTTTCAAAAAGAGCATTCAAAGGGAAAGGAGTTTGACTATTTTTCTACACAAGTCAAATTGTAGTAATGCTCTCAATAAAGGCAGTAACCTTGAACTTTCAACCCACTGTAGCTTTTTAATCTGGCTagatgttcaatttttttttttattccgtcAGCCACCTAAAAAACGTAAACTTTAAAGCCTCGTTCACACTATACATGCAGAAAAACCCTTAGATTTTACTTGCAGAGACAAAATTTACATCAGTTTTAACGCACGTTTTAGCAAATTGTATACATGTTGCAGATTCCTGCACATAAATCTGCACAGGATACTAGTgctgtggtgtgaacagggcacatagaaaacaattgttcttGCAGAACACATACAGAAAAACTCATGTTTCTgcacatgtgaacaaggcctaactGGTACCAgtacatgtgaaaaaaaaaaatagacttaccTGCTCAGTGCACCTTCAAAGTCCCGCTGTTTGGCTGGGGGTCCTCCTCCACCTTCAGAGAGTCCACGCCTAGCAGAGGAAAAAGAAGAACTGGTTATTTTTAAATCCTAGAAGAATAAGCACAGAATCTTCACTTTAAGCCTTTGTAGTCTGATATTTGTGGTGCGAGTGGGAACCAGCTTTACATGCCTCTGAAGATGTCCCTTTTCCTGACCATTAACTGAAGAGTTTTCAGAAGAAATTAAAGGGAAATTGGGATGACACCGACTGTATATTGGTGCCTATTTTTCAACAGTCTTAAGTCCCTTGCTGACATCTTCTACCCAACTTCTTCAGTGTCGGGCTGCAGCGCTCTTTATTGGCCAGCATGGGATGACCTCACATCTGCACAGGAGTGGTCAGTCAGTCATCTGGCACACAAGCACCGAGCcagaatgtaaactgagctgtgcTTTTATGGATTTAATAACACGAAGGCCAAAAACTCCTTCAAACTGAATGCTGCTAAACTGATTTTTATGCCGATTCTTACTCTTAGACAGTATCCATAAGTTGCCCAAATCATTCATGCCAGCTCTGTACAATGAAGCTGGGATTCTCAAATGGTGTGCCCATTAAGCCCTAAACACAGGTACAGAATTTAAAGATAAAATGGATAATCACTTACCGTAGCACAATGCCACCACGACCTCTACCTCCAATCGCATTTGGGCCTGTGACAGTCAGTCTTCTTGCAGGTGCAGGCCTAAAATACAACATAAGCAATTAGGTACAACAACTTTATCAAAGTATAAActagttttcttatttattctgGCAAGCCGCGTTTCTGTTCTGCAATCATTTTATTCTGAACGCTTCACAGACCAACTAGCTTTTCTATGACGGCTTTATTCTACCAACTCCATAGAAGACACTCGTGTGAAAATAGCTTGTCTAGGAAGTACAAAATTCAATAACTGTATAAAATATCTATATCTCACTAAATATAACCTAGCAAATGTGGACTACTCTCCAACATATTCAGACTaacaatttgtaataaaaaaaataaaaaaaaatcatatataaagtTATAATATGGTAGCTCATTGTGGCTTTGAAACAGCTGCAATATTGTTCAACCCTTTCCACCAGCACCTCCCAGTCCCTTTATGGGGTTTCAGATtatgggatttgggggggggcgggtttatgatcatgtgaccaccattACCAGCTATCACATGATCAGAAGCTTTCAGTTAGCCAAGGTAACCGTTTCGGGAGCGCACTCTCGGCACAGCTGTGACTGCAAATTGGTAGGCAAAATACACAGCCTCTTGGCGCCAAGGCCCactcactgataggctgcatatttgcatacTGTTGGCACCTAGGGgttaaattgtgtatgaaaatttAAATGAATTAGTGTTGCTAGAGGAAATAAATTTGTGTATTGGCTTTTTTTCTGAATACAATGACAGGAAAAAGTATATGAACCTCTTGGAGTTAACTTGTGTTCTGCAAtaatttgccataaaatgtgatctgatcctcagAGTCACAACGATAGACAAACAGCATGTTTAAAGAGGATCTTCAGTCTTGTCCCATCCCACCATTCCTCCCTCAAAAGTTTTGATTTGCTCATGAGGATTTCCTGCATGGGCACGCATTTCTTACTTTAAAGTACCCTAAAATGAAATGGAGTCATCTGGAACTGCCGGGGCGGATAAAAATCAAATGAATGATCAATTTCTTTTTTcaataaccacttaacgaccgccgcatgtacatatacatccacagaatggcacgtacaggcagatgggcgtacccgtacgtccctgcctagacggtaTATGCGGCAGTaggaaatcgtctgggagcgatccgagatgagggggcggctattcgtttctagccaccccctcgcgatcgctccccggagctgaagaacagggagagccgtatgtaaacacggcttccccgtgcttcactgtggcggctgcatcgatcgtgtcatcccttttaaagggagacacaatcgatgatgtcagacctacagccacacccccctacagttgtaaacacacactaggtgaaacataactccttcagcaccccctgtggttaactcccaaactgcaactgtcattttcacaataaacaatgcaatttaatttttttgccgtgaaaatgacaatggtcccaaaattgtccgccataatgtcgcagccacggaaagaaaaaaaaaaaaaaaaaaaaaaaaaaaaaaaaaacgctgatcgcaataaaactatcccctattttgtaaacactatacattttgcgcaaaccaacggataaacgcttattgcgatttttttttataccaaaaatatgtagaagaatacgtatcggcctaaactgaggaaaaaaaatgttttatatatttttggggaatattataaaaaaaaaaaaaaaaaaaagttaaaaatattgcattttttcaaaactgtcgctctatttttgtttatagcgcaaaacatataaccgcagaggtgatcaaataccaccaaaagaaagctctatttgtgggggaaaaaaggacatcaattttgtttgggagccatatcgcacgaccgcgcaattgtctgttaaagcgacacagtgccgaatcgcaaaacctggccttttagctgcattttggtccggggcttaagtggttaaatgcttttggagtaaaaaacctAAATCtaggttttctatttaagataaattaatacatttataattttgtttattcagcatgaaatggagcttagttatgtagcatgaggttgTATATTCTGCAACATTTACATATTTGGTAAAACTCGATGAATACAagttctgcaagctgagataacatgcactgcattgatgcattcagtTTCACAGTAGCCATGAgataaagttcaggaatatttatCTATCCCATTGTCTTGTAAATCTATGTGCA
This window of the Rana temporaria chromosome 13, aRanTem1.1, whole genome shotgun sequence genome carries:
- the PNN gene encoding pinin, whose protein sequence is MAVAVRTLQEQLEKAKENLKNVDENIRKLTGRDPNDSRPAPARRLTVTGPNAIGGRGRGGIVLRRGLSEGGGGPPAKQRDFEGALSRLGGDRRQRRESRQESDAEDEDDKKPALQSSVVATSKERTRRDLIQDQTIDEKGKQRNRRIFGLLMGTLQKFKQESNVATERQKRRQEIEQKLEVQAEAEKKKVENERRGLFEERRAKQTELRLLEQKVELAHLQEEWNEHNVKIIKYIRTKTKPHLFYIPSRMCPPTQKLHEESQKKMNGIFEKRRAEFAEHLNKMEARPRRHSMKEKDEEKKQADENEEQKEDREDGKVARHERVEEPGNLSNDIEMEDTFEEEKDVVRDVEMVQETSLMEDGEDSKVEEKIEEEGRVVVEEPQISKWEEQEAEVEEEVKEEEGQKDSMDEDHQEAADVSQSTGLELADETNQSKEVEIEEKADEGSDTKLDEAETDKTNEPEPDTETDSTEKQEQEREPDREQEREPDREQEREPDREQEREPDREQEREPERGRKREPDRERERGPDLMFQPPLDYAPQTRLESNYHVEEERVVEKEEGVAIVENTPEIQVEQPQIASSEHKEKKSKSRGRTKNKAEKSRSRSSSSSSSSSSSSSSSSGSSSSNSSSHSSSSSSSSSSGSSSRDSSSSSSSSSESRSRSRGRGGHVRDEKRRRSTERKRRDTSGVERSHKSSSKVNSRDSKGSKDKGSSRSDRKRTNSEGSRSGKRPSRSERDRKSDRKDKRR